A DNA window from Castanea sativa cultivar Marrone di Chiusa Pesio chromosome 7, ASM4071231v1 contains the following coding sequences:
- the LOC142644294 gene encoding uncharacterized protein LOC142644294 — protein MTRMLRDKIGRTVEVYIDDMIIKSKQEGQHIDNLKELLKKWKGFQWDKECDKAFQDLKDYLGQALTLTAPEVGEDLYMYLSVFEHAASAVLLKDSGVQLPIYYISKTFIDAKTRPWKVFVDGASNTAGAGAGIVVITPKGLKLEHSFRLGFRAFNNEAEYEALLAGLRVVMDLGAKEVEVYSDSLLVVNQVQGNFETKDPRTIEYLRLVKQTMGNFSNFKIERVARGQNQHVDSLATLASLIADMVPWLIRVELVAKPSITARAPVAQVTIAEKCWMDPIIDFLAEDQASEDEKEAARVRRTATQYWLFANQKLYLRSFEGLYLQCFHPNQAEELLAELHEGVCGSHVGGRSLAHRAMTQGFWWPQMRKNATEHARRNRYSTSAYPQSNGQAEATNKAIVSGLKKRLEGAKGRWAEELPSVLWAYRTTPRRSTGETPFSLTYGAKAVILAEVNLCSARVAGFAPDENEKLMSK, from the exons atgacgaggatgcTTAGGGATAAGATTGGGCGTACGGTCGAGGTGtacattgatgacatgataATAAAAAGCAAGCAGGAAGGGCAACATATTGACAACCTTAAAGAG CTTTTGAAGaaatggaaggggtttcaatggGACAAGGAGTGTGataaggccttccaagaccttaAGGACTATCTGGGACAGGCACTGACGTTGACAGCCCCGGAGGTAGGAGAAGACCTGTATATGTACCTCTCGGTATTTGAGCATGCAGCCAGCGCTGTGCTACTGAAGGATAGTGGTGTGCAGCTGCCAATTTACTACATAAGCAAGACATTTATTGACGCCAAGACCAG GCCATGGAAAGTATTCGTGGATGGCGCATCCAACACGGCAGGAGCGGGGGCTGGAATTGTGGTCATCACCCCAAAAGGGCTAAAGCTAGAGCACTCGTTCAGATTAGGCTTTAGGGCTtttaataatgaggccgagtatgaggcTCTGCTTGCTGGACTAAGAGTTGTCATGGATTTGGGAGCCAAAGAGGTGGAAGTTTACTCAGATTCTCTCCTAGTAGTAAATCAGGTGCAAGGGAACTTCGAGACCAAAGACCCTCGGACGATTGAATATCTGCGGCTGGTAAAGCAGACCATgggtaatttttcaaatttcaagatTGAACGGGTAGCTCGGGGACAGAACCAGCACGTCGATTCCTTAGCAACGCTAGCATCATTGATAGCTGACATGGTACCTTGGTTGATCAGGGTGGAGTTAGTGGCCAAACCAAGTATTACCGCTAGGGCACCGGTTGCACAGGTCACCATAGCCGAGAAGTGCTGGATGGACCCTATCATTGATTTCCTTGCAGAAGACCAAGCCTCAGAAGATGAAAAAGAGGCAGCCAGAGTACGACGAACTGCTACTCAATATTGGTTATTTGCCAATCAGAAGTTATATCTAAGATCATTTGAAGGACTATACCTGCAGTGTTTTCATCCTAATCAAGCTGAAGAGCTACTAGCTGAGCTACACGAGGGTGTGTGCGGTAGTCACGTGGGGGGACGCTCATTGGCTCACCGAGCAATGACGCAAGGGTTTTGGTGGCCGCAGATGAGGAAAAATGCAACAGAGCATGCACGGAG GAACCGGTATTCCACATCGGCATATCCGCAGAGCAACGGCCAAGCAGAAGCTACCAATAAGGCCATCGTGAGTGGATTGAAGAAGAGGTTGGAGGGCGCTAAGGGTAGATGGGCCGAGGAGTTGCCAAGCGTCCTATGGGCATACCGGACAACTCCTAGGAgatccacgggagaaacaccattctctctAACTTACGGGGCAAAGGCTGTCATCCTCGCCGAAGTAAACCTATGCAGCGCCCGAGTAGCAGGATTTGCTCCGGACGAGAACGAGAAGCTAATGTCAAAGTAG
- the LOC142644295 gene encoding uncharacterized protein LOC142644295: MDAMSRALRQAAQSPFSRDIESAPMPSRFTQPPFNSYTGKTDLVEHVSHYIQMISLHAHNDTLMCKVFPSSLGPTVLRWFNELKKGSIYSFSELIQEFGVRFMTCSWVPQPVDALLSMKIGAGETICNYANRYWELYNEICGGNEKIASSTFRMGLPEESGLRESLTRRPPEDMRQLMKRIE, translated from the coding sequence ATGGATGCAATGAGCCGAGCGTTACGCCAAGCTGCCCAGTCTCCATTCTCGAGAGACATTGAAAGCGCGCCTATGCCGAGCAGATTCACACAGCCGCCATTCAATTCCTACACCGGAAAGACAGACTTGGTGGAACATGTAAGCCACTATATTCAAATGATATCTTTACACGCCCATAACGATACATTGATGTGTAAGGTCTTCCCTTCGAGCCTCGGCCCCACTGttttgaggtggttcaacgaaTTAAAGAAAGGTTCGATCTATAGTTTTTCGGAACTGATCCAGGAGTTTGGAGTACGATTCATGACTTGCAGCTGGGTTCCGCAGCCCGTAGACGCATTACTATCAATGAAAATTGGGGCTGGGGAAACCATTTGCAACTATGCCAATCGGTACTGGGAACTGTATAACGAGATCTGCGGGGGCAATGAAAAGATCGCATCGAGCACCTTCCGGATGGGATTACCTGAAGAGTCCGGGCTGAGAGAATCATTGACGAGAAGGCCTCCCGAGGATATGAGGCAGTTGATGAAGCGTATCGAGTAG
- the LOC142642919 gene encoding putative E3 ubiquitin ligase SUD1 isoform X2, with the protein MEIAPEAAPSIDGDYENGDVSGSSVKAASYSASNSSLSPRGLKGSVEARYEEEEEEEEEDVCRICRNPGDSDNPLRYPCACSGSIKYVHQECLLQWLNHSNARQCEVCKHAFSFSPVYAENAPTRLPFQEFIVGMAMKACHVLQFFLRLSFVLSVWLLIIPFITFWIWRLAFVRSFGEAQRLFLSHLSTTVILTDCLHGFLLSASIVFIFLGATSLRDYFRHLRELGGQDAEREDEGDRNGARAARRPPGQANRNNAGDGIGEDVGGAQGIAGAGQLIRRNAGNVAAQWEMRAARLEAHVEQMFDGLDDADGAEDVPFDELVGMQGPVFHLVENAFTVLASNMIFLGVVIFVPFSLGRIILYYVSWLFSTASGPVLSTVIPLTDTALSLANTTLKNALTAVTNLSSESQENGMVGQVAEMLKGNFSGLNEVSNNISSPLSADLLKGAAIGALRLSDVTTLAIGYVFIFSLVFFYLAIVAFIRYTKGEPLTLGRFYGIASIAEAIPSLFRQFLAAMKHLMTMIKVAFLLVIELGVFPLMCGWWLDVCTIRMFGKSMAQRVQFFSASPLASSLVHWVVGIVYMLQISIFVSLLRGVLRNGVLYFLRDPADPNYNPFRDLIDDPVHKHARRVLLSVAVYGSLIVMLVFLPVKLAMRMAPSIFPLDISVSDPFTEIPTDMLLFQICIPFAIEHFKLRTTIKSLLRYWFTAVGWALGLMDFLLPSPDDNAGQENTNGDLGRQDRPQALQIGGHDRALVVAGADDPNRGILASANSNVSEEDADEQSDSEYGFVLRIVLLLVVAWMTLLIFNSTLIVVPISIGRAIFNVIPLLPITHGIKCNDLYAFIIGSYLIWTAVAGARYCIEHIRTKRAKVLLGQIWKWCGIVTKSCALLSIWIFVIPVLIGLLFELLVIVPMRVPVDESPVFLLYQDWALGLIFLKIWTRLVMLDHMMPMVDESWRIKFERVREDGFSRLQGLWVLREIVFPIIMKLLTALCVPYVLARGVFPVLGYPLIVNSAVYRFAWLGCLCISVLCFCAKRFHVWFTNLHNSIRDDRYLIGRRLHNFGEDIVERQSEVGTSDEMQDSNLRGTGLIQHDREVDVGLRLRRAIQHDA; encoded by the exons ATGGAGATCGCTCCGGAGGCGGCGCCGAGCATAGACGGCGATTACGAGAACGGCGACGTTTCGGGCAGCAGCGTGAAAGCGGCGTCGTATTCGGCTTCGAATTCGTCGTTGTCGCCTCGAGGCTTGAAGGGGAGCGTGGAGGCGAGGTAtgaggaagaggaggaggaggaggaggaggacgTGTGCCGGATCTGCCGGAACCCGGGTGACTCCGATAACCCGCTCCGGTACCCGTGTGCTTGTAGCGGAAGCATCAAGTATGTTCATCAGGAATGCCTTTTGCAGTGGCTCAATCATAGCAACGCTCGCCAGTGCGAG GTCTGCAAACATGCATTTTCCTTCTCCCCTGTTTATGCTGAGAATGCTCCAACAAGGCTTCCTTTTCAGGAGTTTATTGTTGGGATGGCAATGAAAGCCTGTCATGTTCTGCAATTCTTTTTGCGCCTTAGCTTTGTCCTTTCTGTGTGGCTCCTCATAATACCTTTCATTACCTTCTGGATATGGCGGTTGGCTTTTGTAAGGAGTTTTGGTGAAGCGCAGAGATTATTTCTAAGTCATTTATCCACTACGGTTATCCTTACTGATTGTCTGCATGGGTTCCTACTTTCTGCTAGCATTGTGTTTATTTTTCTGGGTGCCACCTCTTTGAGGGATTACTTCAGGCATTTACGGGAACTTGGAGGTCAGGATGCTGAGAGAGAAGATGAAGGGGACAGAAATGGTGCTCGTGCTGCAAGAAGACCTCCTGGACAAGCTAATAGGAATAATGCAGGTGACGGAATTGGTGAAGATGTGGGTGGAGCACAAGGGATTGCAGGAGCTGGTCAATTGATAAGGAGGAATGCAGGAAATGTTGCTGCTCAGTGGGAGATGCGGGCAGCTCGTCTTGAGGCTCATGTTGAACAGATGTTTGATGGTTTGGATGATGCTGATGGTGCAGAGGACGTGCCTTTTGATGAGCTTGTTGGCATGCAGGGCCCTGTTTTTCATTTAGTAGAAAATGCATTCACT GTTCTGGCAAGCAATATGATATTCCTTGGTGTTGTGATTTTTGTGCCTTTTTCGTTAGGCCGGATAATACTCTATTATGTATCTTGGCTTTTCTCCACCGCTAGTGGTCCAGTTTTGTCAACAGTCATACCACTTACTGACACTGCCCTCTCCTTAGCAAATACTACTTTGAAGAATGCGTTAACTGCTGTTACAAATTTGTCATCTGAAAGCCAAGAAAATGGTATGGTTGGCCAGGTTGCGGAAATGTTGAAGGGCAACTTTAGTGGTCTAAATGAAGTATCAAACAATATTAGTTCACCACTTTCAGCAGATCTCTTGAAAGGGGCAGCTATTGGAGCATTACGGCTTTCGGATGTTACAACTCTTGCCATTGGATACgtgtttattttttctctagTTTTCTTCTACCTTGCCATTGTTGCGTTTATCCGGTACACTAAGGGTGAGCCTTTGACTTTGGGGAGGTTTTATGGTATTGCTTCTATAGCAGAAGCAATTCCATCTCTCTTCAGGCAGTTTTTGGCAGCAATGAAGCATTTGATGACCATGATAAAGGTTGCTTTCCTTCTTGTCATTGAACTTGGGGTGTTTCCTTTGATGTGTGGATGGTGGTTAGATGTATGTACTATAAGGATGTTTGGAAAGTCAATGGCTCAAAGAGTTCAATTCTTCTCAGCTTCTCCTTTAGCGAGCTCATTGGTTCATTGGGTTGTAGGAATCGTTTATATGTTACAGATAAGCATATTCGTCAGCCTTCTTAGAGGG GTTTTGCGTAATGGAGTGTTGTACTTTCTTCGAGATCCTGCTGATCCAAACTACAATCCTTTCCGTGATTTGATTGATGATCCTGTGCACAAGCATGCTCGCAGGGTTCTGTTATCAGTTGCTGTCTATGGGAGTTTGATTGTGATGCTGGTGTTCTTACCAGTCAAACTTGCTATGCGGATGGCTCCCTCCATTTTTCCACTTGATATATC GGTGTCTGACCCATTTACTGAAATTCCAACTGACATGCTACTCTTCCAAATTTGCATCCCATTTGCCATTGAGCATTTTAAATTGCGGACAACAATTAAATCCCTTCTCAGATATTGGTTTACAGCAGTTGGCTGGGCACTTGGTTTAATGGATTTCTTGTTACCCAGCCCTGATGACAATGCTGGTCAGGAAAATACAAATGGGGACTTAGGAAGGCAAGATAGACCTCAGGCATTACAAATAGGTGGACATGATCGGGCCCTAGTGGTTGCAGGTGCTGATGATCCAAACAGAGGCATTCTTGCATCAGCGAACTCAAATGTTTCAGAGGAAGATGCTGATGAACAATCTGATTCAGA GTATGGCTTTGTACTTCGCATTGtcttgttgttggtggtggctTGGATGACTCTGCTCATCTTCAACTCTACCTTAATAGTTGTACCAATCTCAATTGGAAGGGCAATCTTCAATGTTATTCCTCTTCTCCCAATAACTCATGGCATCAAGTGCAATG aTCTATATGCTTTCATCATTGGAAGTTACTTAATTTGGACTGCCGTAGCTGGTGCTAGATACTGCATTGAGCATATTAGAACAAAGAGGGCTAAAGTTTTGTTGGGCCAAATTTGGAAATGGTGTGGCATCGTTACTAAGAGTTGTGCGCTTTTGTCAATATGG ATTTTTGTAATCCCAGTATTGATTGGGCTGCTATTTGAGCTTTTGGTGATTGTGCCAATGCGGGTGCCTGTGGATGAAAGTCCAGTTTTTCTCCTGTATCAGGACTGGGCATTGGGGCTCATTTTTCTTAAGATCTGGACTAGACTG GTTATGTTGGATCATATGATGCCAATGGTGGATGAAAGTTGGCGAATTAAATTTGAGAGGGTGAGAGAAGATGGTTTCTCCAGGCTTCAAGGTCTTTGGGTTTTGCGTGAGATTGTCTTCCCGATAATAATGAAGCTTTTGACAGCCTTATGTGTCCCTTATGTTTTAGCCAGAGGGGTGTTTCCGGTGCTTGGATATCCATTAATAGTAAACTCAGCAGTCTATCGATTTGCCTGGCTGGGATGTCTCTGCATCAGTGTGTTGTGCTTCTGTGCCAAGAGATTCCATGTCTGGTTCACAAACCTTCACAATTCCATACGTGATGATCGCTATCTGATTGGCCGTAGGCTTCATAACTTTGGGGAAGACATTGTAGAGAGGCAAAGTGAGGTAGGGACTTCTGATGAAATGCAAGATTCTAATCTGCGGGGCACTGGTTTAATTCAACATGACCGAGAAGTTGATGTGGGGTTGCGACTGAGGCGTGCTATCCAACATGATGCTTAA
- the LOC142642919 gene encoding putative E3 ubiquitin ligase SUD1 isoform X1: MEIAPEAAPSIDGDYENGDVSGSSVKAASYSASNSSLSPRGLKGSVEARYEEEEEEEEEDVCRICRNPGDSDNPLRYPCACSGSIKYVHQECLLQWLNHSNARQCEVCKHAFSFSPVYAENAPTRLPFQEFIVGMAMKACHVLQFFLRLSFVLSVWLLIIPFITFWIWRLAFVRSFGEAQRLFLSHLSTTVILTDCLHGFLLSASIVFIFLGATSLRDYFRHLRELGGQDAEREDEGDRNGARAARRPPGQANRNNAGDGIGEDVGGAQGIAGAGQLIRRNAGNVAAQWEMRAARLEAHVEQMFDGLDDADGAEDVPFDELVGMQGPVFHLVENAFTVLASNMIFLGVVIFVPFSLGRIILYYVSWLFSTASGPVLSTVIPLTDTALSLANTTLKNALTAVTNLSSESQENGMVGQVAEMLKGNFSGLNEVSNNISSPLSADLLKGAAIGALRLSDVTTLAIGYVFIFSLVFFYLAIVAFIRYTKGEPLTLGRFYGIASIAEAIPSLFRQFLAAMKHLMTMIKVAFLLVIELGVFPLMCGWWLDVCTIRMFGKSMAQRVQFFSASPLASSLVHWVVGIVYMLQISIFVSLLRGVLRNGVLYFLRDPADPNYNPFRDLIDDPVHKHARRVLLSVAVYGSLIVMLVFLPVKLAMRMAPSIFPLDISVSDPFTEIPTDMLLFQICIPFAIEHFKLRTTIKSLLRYWFTAVGWALGLMDFLLPSPDDNAGQENTNGDLGRQDRPQALQIGGHDRALVVAGADDPNRGILASANSNVSEEDADEQSDSDRYGFVLRIVLLLVVAWMTLLIFNSTLIVVPISIGRAIFNVIPLLPITHGIKCNDLYAFIIGSYLIWTAVAGARYCIEHIRTKRAKVLLGQIWKWCGIVTKSCALLSIWIFVIPVLIGLLFELLVIVPMRVPVDESPVFLLYQDWALGLIFLKIWTRLVMLDHMMPMVDESWRIKFERVREDGFSRLQGLWVLREIVFPIIMKLLTALCVPYVLARGVFPVLGYPLIVNSAVYRFAWLGCLCISVLCFCAKRFHVWFTNLHNSIRDDRYLIGRRLHNFGEDIVERQSEVGTSDEMQDSNLRGTGLIQHDREVDVGLRLRRAIQHDA; the protein is encoded by the exons ATGGAGATCGCTCCGGAGGCGGCGCCGAGCATAGACGGCGATTACGAGAACGGCGACGTTTCGGGCAGCAGCGTGAAAGCGGCGTCGTATTCGGCTTCGAATTCGTCGTTGTCGCCTCGAGGCTTGAAGGGGAGCGTGGAGGCGAGGTAtgaggaagaggaggaggaggaggaggaggacgTGTGCCGGATCTGCCGGAACCCGGGTGACTCCGATAACCCGCTCCGGTACCCGTGTGCTTGTAGCGGAAGCATCAAGTATGTTCATCAGGAATGCCTTTTGCAGTGGCTCAATCATAGCAACGCTCGCCAGTGCGAG GTCTGCAAACATGCATTTTCCTTCTCCCCTGTTTATGCTGAGAATGCTCCAACAAGGCTTCCTTTTCAGGAGTTTATTGTTGGGATGGCAATGAAAGCCTGTCATGTTCTGCAATTCTTTTTGCGCCTTAGCTTTGTCCTTTCTGTGTGGCTCCTCATAATACCTTTCATTACCTTCTGGATATGGCGGTTGGCTTTTGTAAGGAGTTTTGGTGAAGCGCAGAGATTATTTCTAAGTCATTTATCCACTACGGTTATCCTTACTGATTGTCTGCATGGGTTCCTACTTTCTGCTAGCATTGTGTTTATTTTTCTGGGTGCCACCTCTTTGAGGGATTACTTCAGGCATTTACGGGAACTTGGAGGTCAGGATGCTGAGAGAGAAGATGAAGGGGACAGAAATGGTGCTCGTGCTGCAAGAAGACCTCCTGGACAAGCTAATAGGAATAATGCAGGTGACGGAATTGGTGAAGATGTGGGTGGAGCACAAGGGATTGCAGGAGCTGGTCAATTGATAAGGAGGAATGCAGGAAATGTTGCTGCTCAGTGGGAGATGCGGGCAGCTCGTCTTGAGGCTCATGTTGAACAGATGTTTGATGGTTTGGATGATGCTGATGGTGCAGAGGACGTGCCTTTTGATGAGCTTGTTGGCATGCAGGGCCCTGTTTTTCATTTAGTAGAAAATGCATTCACT GTTCTGGCAAGCAATATGATATTCCTTGGTGTTGTGATTTTTGTGCCTTTTTCGTTAGGCCGGATAATACTCTATTATGTATCTTGGCTTTTCTCCACCGCTAGTGGTCCAGTTTTGTCAACAGTCATACCACTTACTGACACTGCCCTCTCCTTAGCAAATACTACTTTGAAGAATGCGTTAACTGCTGTTACAAATTTGTCATCTGAAAGCCAAGAAAATGGTATGGTTGGCCAGGTTGCGGAAATGTTGAAGGGCAACTTTAGTGGTCTAAATGAAGTATCAAACAATATTAGTTCACCACTTTCAGCAGATCTCTTGAAAGGGGCAGCTATTGGAGCATTACGGCTTTCGGATGTTACAACTCTTGCCATTGGATACgtgtttattttttctctagTTTTCTTCTACCTTGCCATTGTTGCGTTTATCCGGTACACTAAGGGTGAGCCTTTGACTTTGGGGAGGTTTTATGGTATTGCTTCTATAGCAGAAGCAATTCCATCTCTCTTCAGGCAGTTTTTGGCAGCAATGAAGCATTTGATGACCATGATAAAGGTTGCTTTCCTTCTTGTCATTGAACTTGGGGTGTTTCCTTTGATGTGTGGATGGTGGTTAGATGTATGTACTATAAGGATGTTTGGAAAGTCAATGGCTCAAAGAGTTCAATTCTTCTCAGCTTCTCCTTTAGCGAGCTCATTGGTTCATTGGGTTGTAGGAATCGTTTATATGTTACAGATAAGCATATTCGTCAGCCTTCTTAGAGGG GTTTTGCGTAATGGAGTGTTGTACTTTCTTCGAGATCCTGCTGATCCAAACTACAATCCTTTCCGTGATTTGATTGATGATCCTGTGCACAAGCATGCTCGCAGGGTTCTGTTATCAGTTGCTGTCTATGGGAGTTTGATTGTGATGCTGGTGTTCTTACCAGTCAAACTTGCTATGCGGATGGCTCCCTCCATTTTTCCACTTGATATATC GGTGTCTGACCCATTTACTGAAATTCCAACTGACATGCTACTCTTCCAAATTTGCATCCCATTTGCCATTGAGCATTTTAAATTGCGGACAACAATTAAATCCCTTCTCAGATATTGGTTTACAGCAGTTGGCTGGGCACTTGGTTTAATGGATTTCTTGTTACCCAGCCCTGATGACAATGCTGGTCAGGAAAATACAAATGGGGACTTAGGAAGGCAAGATAGACCTCAGGCATTACAAATAGGTGGACATGATCGGGCCCTAGTGGTTGCAGGTGCTGATGATCCAAACAGAGGCATTCTTGCATCAGCGAACTCAAATGTTTCAGAGGAAGATGCTGATGAACAATCTGATTCAGA CAGGTATGGCTTTGTACTTCGCATTGtcttgttgttggtggtggctTGGATGACTCTGCTCATCTTCAACTCTACCTTAATAGTTGTACCAATCTCAATTGGAAGGGCAATCTTCAATGTTATTCCTCTTCTCCCAATAACTCATGGCATCAAGTGCAATG aTCTATATGCTTTCATCATTGGAAGTTACTTAATTTGGACTGCCGTAGCTGGTGCTAGATACTGCATTGAGCATATTAGAACAAAGAGGGCTAAAGTTTTGTTGGGCCAAATTTGGAAATGGTGTGGCATCGTTACTAAGAGTTGTGCGCTTTTGTCAATATGG ATTTTTGTAATCCCAGTATTGATTGGGCTGCTATTTGAGCTTTTGGTGATTGTGCCAATGCGGGTGCCTGTGGATGAAAGTCCAGTTTTTCTCCTGTATCAGGACTGGGCATTGGGGCTCATTTTTCTTAAGATCTGGACTAGACTG GTTATGTTGGATCATATGATGCCAATGGTGGATGAAAGTTGGCGAATTAAATTTGAGAGGGTGAGAGAAGATGGTTTCTCCAGGCTTCAAGGTCTTTGGGTTTTGCGTGAGATTGTCTTCCCGATAATAATGAAGCTTTTGACAGCCTTATGTGTCCCTTATGTTTTAGCCAGAGGGGTGTTTCCGGTGCTTGGATATCCATTAATAGTAAACTCAGCAGTCTATCGATTTGCCTGGCTGGGATGTCTCTGCATCAGTGTGTTGTGCTTCTGTGCCAAGAGATTCCATGTCTGGTTCACAAACCTTCACAATTCCATACGTGATGATCGCTATCTGATTGGCCGTAGGCTTCATAACTTTGGGGAAGACATTGTAGAGAGGCAAAGTGAGGTAGGGACTTCTGATGAAATGCAAGATTCTAATCTGCGGGGCACTGGTTTAATTCAACATGACCGAGAAGTTGATGTGGGGTTGCGACTGAGGCGTGCTATCCAACATGATGCTTAA